A DNA window from Pleurodeles waltl isolate 20211129_DDA chromosome 12, aPleWal1.hap1.20221129, whole genome shotgun sequence contains the following coding sequences:
- the LOC138267189 gene encoding extracellular calcium-sensing receptor-like translates to MVYAVNEINQDPNILPNTTLGLHIYDTCLITRIAIEACLQMMAVQERAILNYQCNRRSPITSIIGELSSTVSMSIATLLGLYRYPQVSHYSTSPLLNNKHEYPSFFRTIPSDDSQAQGLVTIVVHFGWTWVGILANDDDYGRLGSQRLKEEFLKFGVCIAFHENLSTEPSVMKINIITDIIAQSSVNVILAFCSGPNLLPLMRALSQKNISSKVWIASEGWSTSSNFPSNEFGNVMSDTIGLTVHEGTIPGFKEFLLKVHPSNSPKDRFVKLFWEQAMGCHWPRQGSNLTLAKGNSFENTVICTGEEKLQIFKTKFQNEPDARIFYIIYNAVYAVAHALNNMLSCVPGNGSFLFETCGNLGDFKAWQLLHYMKKVRFKNKMEEEISFDRYGNPPAAYDIINWQPGPDGAIHYVKVGTFDTREARGQELQLNRSAFQWTKQGREAPSSFCSESCIPGYHKAVRIGQPVCCFDCIPCSEGEVSKTRDSNKCLPCPGDQWPNEKRSDCVPKRLEVLSYHDPLGATLTATVVLSSFMTMMFLCIFIKYQDTPIVKANNRNLTYVLQGALLISSLCALLFIGEPQSITCLLQHSTFGIVFVVCISCVLAKTLMVVIAFNATKPGSKMRKWLGPWAPIVTVSVCTFIQGLICGSWLLLCPPFPEKNMKLKTGVVILQCNECSQTAFWCMLGYMGLLTCVSFLIAFLARKLPDSFNEAKWITFSMLVFLSVWLSFIPGYLSTKGKYTVAVEVFSIIFSSAGIGICIFLPKSYIILLRPDLNTREQLLGKKASNNKKLKDV, encoded by the exons ATGGTGTATGCTGTCAATGAAATTAACCAGGACCCGAACATCCTTCCAAACACCACCCTGGGTCTCCACATCTATGATACTTGTTTGATAACTAGGATTGCCATTGAGGCATGCCTTCAGATGATGGCTGTACAAGAGAGAGCCATTTTGAACTACCAGTGTAATCGGCGGTCACCAATTACCTCGATCATCGGAGAGCTGAGTTCTACTGTATCAATGTCAATTGCCACACTATTGGGGCTTTATAGATATCCCCAG GTCAGCCACTACTCAACAAGTCCTCTTCTCAACAATAAGCATGAGTACCCATCCTTCTTCAGAACTATACCGAGTGATGACAGCCAGGCCCAGGGACTGGTCACAATTGTGGTGCATTTTGGGTGGACCTGGGTAGGGATACTTGCCAATGATGATGACTATGGTAGGTTAGGCTCCCAACGCTTAAAGGAGGAGTTTTTGAAATTTGGAGTTTGCATTGCCTTCCATGAAAATTTATCCACCGAGCCTTCAGTCATGAAAATCAATATCATTACAGACATAATTGCACAATCTTCTGTCAATGTCATTCTTGCTTTTTGTTCTGGCCCTAATCTGCTTCCACTTATGAGGGCATTGTCTCAAAAAAACATCAGCAGCAAAGTATGGATTGCGAGTGAAGGTTGGTCAACATCCTCTAATTTTCCAAGCAATGAATTTGGCAATGTAATGAGTGATACTATTGGCTTGACTGTTCATGAGGGCACAATCCCAGGGTTCAAAGAATTCCTGCTGAAAGTCCATCCATCTAATTCCCCCAAGGACAGATTTGTGAAATTGTTTTGGGAACAAGCAATGGGTTGTCATTGGCCCAGACAAGGGTCTAACTTGACACTGGCAAAGGGGAATTCTTTTGAAAATACAGTCATCTGCACAGGTGAAGAGAAACTGCAAATATTCAAAACCAAATTTCAGAATGAACCTGACGCAAGAATTTTCTATATCATTTACAATGCAGTGTATGCAGTGGCACATGCTCTAAACAATATGCTctcttgtgtgccaggaaatggttccttcttgtttgaaacatgtggcAACCTGGGGGACTTTAAGGCGTGGCAG CTTCTCCACTACATGAAGAAAGTGCGCTTCAAAAACAAAATGGAGGAGGAGATATCCTTCGACAGATATGGCAACCCTCCAGCTGCTTACGACATTATAAACTGGCAGCCAGGCCCTGATGGTGCCATCCACTATGTGAAGGTTGGGACCTTTGACACAAGAGAAGCCAGAGGGCAGGAGCTGCAGCTCAACAGAAGTGCTTTCCAGTGGACCAAGCAGGGTAGAGAG GCTCCAAGttctttctgtagtgagagctgcaTCCCTGGCTACCACAAGGCAGTAAGGATAGGGCAGCCAGTCTGCTGTTTTGATTGCATCCCATGTTCCGAAGGAGAGGTGTCCAAAACAAGAG ATTCAAATAAATGCCTGCCGTGTCCTGGAGATCAGTGGCCGAATGAAAAGAGAAGTGACTGTGTTCCAAAGAGGTTAGAGGTTCTTTCATACCATGATCCCCTAGGAGCTACCCTCACTGCTACTGTGGTACTTTCTTCCTTCATGACAATGATGTTCCTATGTATCTTCATCAAATATCAAGACACTCCGATTGTGAAAGCCAACAACAGGAATCTTACTTATGTCCTCCAGGGAGCTCTCTTGATAAGCTCCCTCTGTGCACTACTCTTCATTGGAGAACCTCAGTCAATAACTTGTCTACTCCAACACTCCACCTTTGGCATAGTATTTGTTGTCTGCATATCATGCGTTTTGGCCAAAACCCTCATGGTGGTCATCGCCTTCAATGCTACAAAGCCTGGCAGTAAGATGAGGAAGTGGCTGGGTCCTTGGGCTCCTATAGTTACTGTCTCTGTTTGTACATTTATTCAGGGTCTCATTTGTGGCAGCTGGCTTCTACTCTGCCCACCTTTCCCAGAGAAGAACATGAAATTGAAAACTGGGGTCGTCATCTTACAATGCAATGAATGTTCACAGACTGCGTTCTGGTGCATGCTGGGCTACATGGGGCTGTTAACTTGTGTTAGCTTTTTAATAGCCTTCCTGGCACGGAAATTACCAGATAGCTTCAATGAGGCCAAGTGGATCACGTTCAGCATGCTGGTGTTCCTTAGTGTTTGGTTGTCCTTCATCCCAGGCTATCTGAGCACCAAGGGGAAATACACAGTGGCTGTGGAAGTTTTCAGTATTATCTTCTCGAGTGCTGGGATAGGCATTTGCATTTTCCTTCCCAAGTCTTACATCATATTGTTGAGGCCTGATCTCAACACCAGAGAGCAACTTCTAGGGAAAAAAGCTTCAAACAACAAAAAGTTAAAAGATGTTTAA